In the genome of bacterium, one region contains:
- a CDS encoding energy transducer TonB, protein MRYRDPKADLPSQWGLNLRKGVIIALAAILLVALTFITSEIRTMKGPEYQQVIQIEEIEQTKQQIKKEEPPKPKIAEVIASEEEILDTVTIGETDLNIDTFIPPPPVEDEIVDFFALEAPPKPVKEVKPEYPQLAEKAQVEGVVLVQVVIGLDGKVEYAEVIQARPEGFFEEAALKAARQWVFTPAKQRDKPVKVRYQIPLRFELK, encoded by the coding sequence ATGAGATATAGGGATCCAAAAGCCGATTTGCCATCTCAATGGGGTCTTAATCTCAGAAAAGGCGTTATTATTGCCCTGGCTGCTATTCTATTAGTTGCTCTTACATTTATTACATCAGAAATTCGCACAATGAAAGGGCCAGAATATCAACAAGTTATTCAGATAGAAGAAATAGAACAGACCAAACAACAGATAAAGAAGGAAGAACCTCCGAAACCCAAAATCGCTGAAGTCATTGCTAGCGAAGAAGAAATCCTAGATACTGTTACTATAGGAGAAACTGACTTGAATATAGATACATTTATTCCTCCCCCTCCGGTGGAGGACGAGATTGTCGACTTTTTTGCTTTGGAAGCACCTCCTAAACCGGTCAAAGAGGTTAAACCCGAGTATCCTCAGTTAGCCGAAAAGGCGCAAGTTGAGGGTGTTGTTCTTGTGCAGGTAGTTATTGGGCTTGATGGTAAGGTCGAATATGCAGAAGTTATCCAAGCGCGGCCCGAGGGTTTCTTTGAAGAAGCTGCTTTAAAAGCAGCACGGCAATGGGTATTTACTCCAGCTAAACAACGCGATAAACCGGTCAAGGTCAGATATCAGATACCGCTAAGGTTTGAATTAAAATAA
- a CDS encoding TolC family protein, which translates to MKQWIFLIILLIGSLVFAQEKVIAPTSYKSKMTLDQCIEHALEYNNSISLRRESLIRSRLSHLNDLSEFMPNVSARFSWSRSEQEGFSYSESGLIISKDHYSAGLSANQTLFSGGRNILAAKSSAFSRDICSMDLWDNEASLIFNVKNAFFSVVSAKRSSENAEKALERIGDQMNLVNERDKLGLADPTEVTQIKVSYAQNQLAHIQAKNALEKAIESIAILLAYPLDSEVELIDEELQMVQPKPLDQLIAIALDYNPQIKQGEIALKQAKLSKASSWSYYVPGVNASYSYNWSGSEMSEDLPQFDDEATWNFGVSANWTIFSGTSRITNIKTSNSLLRDSETNLAIAKRSVEASVRDAYRQTQEASARITLAGARLDDTSLNQELFNEKYKLGDCTLLELLQAELSLQEAETEAISAKYDYNMAVAELVRLTGDIEN; encoded by the coding sequence ATGAAGCAATGGATATTTTTAATTATTCTTCTAATAGGGAGTTTAGTATTCGCCCAAGAAAAGGTGATTGCTCCCACGTCTTATAAATCAAAAATGACTCTCGATCAATGTATTGAACACGCGCTCGAATACAATAATAGTATATCTTTAAGACGCGAAAGCCTAATTAGATCGCGTCTATCGCATTTAAATGACCTATCGGAATTCATGCCAAACGTTTCAGCTAGATTTTCATGGTCTAGAAGCGAGCAAGAGGGGTTTTCCTATTCGGAAAGCGGCTTAATAATCAGCAAAGATCACTACAGCGCAGGATTGTCAGCCAATCAAACGCTTTTCTCTGGTGGAAGGAACATACTTGCCGCAAAATCTTCGGCTTTTTCAAGAGATATATGTAGCATGGATTTGTGGGATAACGAAGCTAGTCTTATTTTTAATGTTAAAAATGCATTTTTCTCGGTGGTTAGTGCGAAGCGATCATCGGAGAACGCGGAAAAGGCCCTCGAAAGAATCGGCGACCAAATGAACCTTGTGAACGAACGCGATAAATTGGGATTGGCCGATCCAACCGAGGTTACACAGATAAAAGTTAGCTACGCCCAAAACCAACTTGCCCATATTCAAGCAAAAAATGCTCTTGAAAAGGCTATAGAATCGATAGCGATTTTACTCGCATATCCATTGGACAGTGAGGTGGAGCTTATAGACGAAGAGTTACAAATGGTACAACCAAAACCGCTAGATCAACTTATAGCTATCGCCTTGGATTATAATCCTCAGATTAAACAAGGCGAAATTGCCTTAAAACAAGCGAAATTATCAAAAGCATCGAGTTGGTCTTATTATGTTCCAGGTGTAAATGCCTCATACTCATATAATTGGAGTGGTTCGGAAATGTCCGAAGATCTACCGCAGTTCGATGATGAAGCTACTTGGAACTTTGGTGTGTCTGCAAATTGGACTATCTTTTCGGGAACTTCTAGAATTACGAATATAAAAACTTCAAATAGCTTACTTAGGGATTCTGAAACAAACCTGGCGATTGCAAAGCGTTCTGTCGAGGCCTCGGTTAGGGATGCCTATAGGCAAACGCAGGAAGCGAGTGCGCGAATAACCCTCGCTGGTGCCAGGCTCGATGATACAAGCCTCAACCAAGAATTATTCAACGAAAAATATAAGCTAGGAGATTGCACTCTTCTTGAATTACTACAAGCGGAGCTATCTCTTCAGGAGGCCGAAACAGAAGCTATTAG
- a CDS encoding biopolymer transporter ExbD: protein MAVGFKQKSKLSSEIPSSSIADIVFLLLIFFMTVTVFKEYQGLKVQLPTAKATQKIEAKREISYIWVDRENRLNIDDMIISMGEVRPIMRDKMFQNPALIVSIRADEKSKYGNVAILMEELKEANALRINFATLSEG from the coding sequence TTGGCAGTTGGATTTAAACAAAAATCTAAACTTTCGAGCGAGATACCTAGCTCTTCTATAGCAGATATCGTTTTCTTGCTTTTAATCTTTTTTATGACGGTTACCGTCTTTAAGGAGTATCAAGGCCTAAAAGTCCAGCTTCCGACTGCAAAAGCAACACAGAAAATTGAAGCAAAGAGAGAAATAAGCTATATCTGGGTAGATCGCGAAAACCGTCTTAATATTGACGATATGATAATCTCCATGGGCGAGGTTCGGCCAATAATGAGAGACAAGATGTTCCAGAATCCCGCTCTTATTGTCTCAATTCGCGCTGATGAGAAATCTAAATATGGAAATGTTGCTATATTGATGGAAGAACTCAAAGAGGCGAATGCATTGAGAATTAACTTCGCAACCCTTTCGGAAGGTTAA
- a CDS encoding MotA/TolQ/ExbB proton channel family protein, which yields MVEYFNKGGFLMYPLLGLFIIGIAFTIVKLWLLMRASINSKRFYNNITKTLETSGIKKSIALCEKTRGPMSALFHAGLERADRGLNYVERAIENEAAVQLGYLERGMIWLSTIISVAPMLGFLGTVQGMIVAFDTIAKSNDIVPSEVAGGISTALLTTFSGLAIAIPMQIFFNFFVNKVDRMVVDMEDYSNKLVEFLIDNNLIAQ from the coding sequence ATGGTTGAATACTTTAATAAGGGCGGATTTCTCATGTATCCCCTTCTGGGGCTTTTCATCATTGGAATCGCTTTTACCATCGTCAAACTCTGGCTCCTGATGCGTGCCAGCATTAACAGTAAAAGATTCTACAACAACATTACAAAGACACTCGAAACCAGTGGTATTAAAAAAAGCATAGCTTTGTGTGAAAAGACACGCGGCCCAATGTCAGCTTTATTTCATGCCGGTTTAGAAAGAGCTGATAGAGGTCTTAATTATGTTGAAAGAGCCATTGAGAACGAAGCTGCTGTTCAATTAGGATACCTTGAAAGAGGTATGATTTGGCTTTCCACAATCATAAGCGTTGCTCCTATGCTGGGCTTTTTGGGAACAGTCCAAGGCATGATCGTTGCCTTCGATACTATCGCCAAATCGAATGATATAGTTCCCTCTGAGGTCGCTGGGGGTATTTCGACAGCTCTATTAACGACCTTCTCAGGTTTGGCTATTGCAATTCCGATGCAGATATTCTTCAACTTCTTCGTTAATAAAGTTGATAGAATGGTCGTCGATATGGAAGACTATTCCAATAAACTAGTCGAATTCCTTATCGATAATAATCTTATTGCACAATAG
- a CDS encoding biopolymer transporter ExbD codes for MKLKKHARAGAEIPTASLADIVFLLLIFFLVTTSMNPAKGVGLTLPPPGEQVEVFKKNVLNVFVNQEGAILVGGEETELQDVRVKVEQLRKEYKREKGEDEEIIVSLLAHPDAEYRNMIDVLDEIKIAGAKKISIAAPRF; via the coding sequence ATGAAGCTTAAAAAGCACGCTAGGGCAGGGGCCGAAATACCGACAGCTAGTTTGGCGGATATTGTTTTTCTGCTTCTTATTTTCTTTCTCGTGACTACCAGCATGAACCCCGCGAAGGGGGTGGGCTTAACCTTACCCCCTCCTGGAGAACAGGTTGAGGTATTCAAAAAGAACGTTCTTAATGTTTTTGTAAACCAAGAAGGAGCAATTCTTGTTGGTGGCGAAGAAACCGAGCTTCAGGATGTTAGGGTTAAAGTTGAGCAGTTGAGAAAAGAGTATAAAAGGGAAAAGGGGGAAGACGAAGAGATTATCGTTAGTCTTCTTGCTCATCCAGATGCTGAATACAGAAACATGATAGATGTTCTCGACGAAATAAAAATTGCTGGAGCAAAAAAAATATCGATTGCGGCCCCACGTTTTTAA